One segment of Ricinus communis isolate WT05 ecotype wild-type chromosome 8, ASM1957865v1, whole genome shotgun sequence DNA contains the following:
- the LOC125370837 gene encoding extensin-2-like isoform X2: MRSTGGGPARGRLWPQMALALAVVLVSSCVSSVYGDAYPYYSPPPPTYKSPPPPSPSPPPPYEYKSPPPPSPKPHYEYKSPPPPSPSPPPPHYEYKSPPPPSPSPPPPYEYKSPPPPSPSPPPPYEYKSPPPPSPKPHYEYKSPPPPSPSPPPPYEYKSPPPPSPKPHYEYKSPPPPSPSPPPPYEYKSPPPPSPKPHYEYKSPPPPSPSPPPPYEYKSPPPPSPKPHYEYKSPPPPSPSPPPPYEYKSPPPPSPKPHYEYKSPPPPSPSPPPPYYYKSPPPPSPSPPPPYYYKSPPPPSPSPPPPYYYKSPPPPVHSPPPPYYYKSPPPPSPSPPPPYYYKSPPPPSPSPPPPYYYKSPPPPSPSPPPPYYYKSPPPPKKSPAPTPYYYKSPPPPVHSPPPPYYYKSPPPPSPSPPPPYYYKSPPPPSPSPPPPYYYKSPPPPTKSPAPEPYYYKSPPPPKKSPPPPYYYKSPPPPEKSPAPTPYYYKSPPPPKAYPPPYYYNSPPPPVHYPHPHHHHFVVKVVGKVYCYRCYDWAYPEKSHGKKHLKGAVVEVTCKAGDKEVKAYGKTKINGKYSITVEGFEYKKYGGKACKAKLHMAPKHSSCSIPTNLHSGKKGAMLKVKSKTKYEVVLSAEPFAYGSKKHYKECEKPKPKPKPKPEPTPAPYYYKSPPPPSYYYKSPPPPVHSPPPPYYYKSPPPPSPSPPPPYYYKSPPPPVHSPPPPYYYKSPPPPSPSPPPPYYYKSPPPPVHSPPPPYYYKSPPPPSPSPPPPYYYKSPPPPVHSPPPPYYYKSPPPPSPSPPPPYYYKSPPPPVHSPPPPYYYKSPPPPSPSPPPPYYYKSPPPPSPSPPPPYYYKSPPPPSPSPPPPYYYHSPPPPVKSPPPPYYYHSPPPPVKSPPPPYYYHSPPPPVKSPPPPYYYHSPPPPVKSPPPPYYYHSPPPPVKSPPPPYYYHSPPPPVKSPPPPYHYQSPPPPMKSPPPPYYYHSPPPPVKSPPPPYYYHSPPPPVKSPPPPYYYHSPPPPVKSPPPPYYYQSPPPPMKSPPPPVYIYASPPPPY, from the exons ATGAGAAGTACTGGCGGCGGCCCCGCCAGGGGTCGTCTTTGGCCTCAAATGGCCTTAGCCCTGGCTGTGGTTTTGGTTTCTAGCTGTGTAAGTTCAGTGTATGGAGATGCTTATCCTTACTATTCTCCACCTCCACCAACTTATAAGTCACCTCCACCACCTTCTCCTTCTCCTCCACCACCTTATGAATATAAGTCACCACCACCACCTTCTCCTAAGCCCCATTATGAGTACAAGtctccaccaccaccatctCCTTCTCCACCACCACCTCACTATGAGTACAAGtctccaccaccaccatctCCATCCCCACCGCCTCCTTATGAGTACAAGTCACCTCCACCACCTTCTCCTTCACCACCTCCACCTTATGAGTACAAGTCACCTCCACCACCATCTCCTAAACCTCATTATGAGTATAAAtctccaccaccaccatctCCATCTCCACCACCTCCTTACGAGTACAAGTCACCACCCCCACCATCACCTAAACCTCATTATGAATACAAATCACCTCCACCACCATCTCCATCACCTCCCCCACCTTATGAGTATAAAtctccaccaccaccatccCCTAAGCCTCATTATGAGTACAAGTCACCTCCACCACCATCTCCATCACCACCACCTCCTTATGAATACAAATCTCCACCTCCACCATCCCCTAAGCCTCATTATGAGTACAAGTCACCTCCACCACCATCTCCATCACCACCACCTCCTTATGAATACAAATCTCCACCTCCACCATCTCCTAAGCCTCATTACGAGTACAAGTCACCTCCACCACCCTCTCCTTCTCCACCACCACCTTACTACTACAAATCACCACCACCTCCATCCCCATCACCACCTCCACCATACTACTATAAATCTCCCCCACCTccttcaccatcaccaccaCCTCCATACTATTACAAGTCCCCTCCACCACCGGTGCATTCCCCTCCTCCACCTTATTACTATAAGTCACCACCACCACCTTCACCATCACCTCCACCACCATACTACTACAAATCACCACCACCTCCTTCACCATCACCTCCACCACCTTACTACTATAaatcaccaccaccaccttCACCATCACCTCCACCACCATACTATTATAAATCTCCCCCACCACCCAAGAAATCACCAGCTCCTACTCCATATTACTATAAATCTCCACCACCTCCGGTTCATTCACCACCACCACCTTACTACTACAAGtctccaccaccaccatcaccatctcctcctcctccttaTTACTATAAGTCTCCACCTCCTCCTTCACCATCTCCTCCACCACCATACTACTACAaatcaccaccaccaccaacaAAATCACCAGCACCAGAGCCATACTACTACAAGTCTCCACCACCACCTAAGAA ATCTCCTCCACCTCCTTACTACTACAAATCTCCACCACCACCAGAAAAATCTCCAGCTCCAACACCATACTACTATAAGTCCCCACCACCACCTAAGGCATATCCTCCTCCATACTACTACAATTCTCCACCACCACCTGTTCATTACCCTCATCCCCACCACCACCATTTCGTAGTGAAGGTAGTAGGAAAAGTTTACTGCTACAGATGCTATGACTGGGCATATCCAGAAAAGTCACACGGCAAGAAGCATCTCaaag GTGCTGTAGTGGAGGTGACATGCAAGGCAGGCGACAAGGAAGTTAAGGCATATGGCAAGACTAAGATCAATGGCAAATACAGTATCACTGTTGAGGGCTTTGAGTACAAAAAATATGGAGGCAAGGCTTGCAAGGCTAAGCTCCATATGGCACCCAAACACTCATCATGCAGTATCCCCACTAACTTGCACTCTGGCAAGAAGGGTGCTATGCTTAAGGTGAAATCCAAGACTAAGTATGAAGTTGTCCTCTCTGCTGAGCCTTTTGCTTATGGTTCAAAGAAACATTACAAGGAGTGTGAGAAGCCTAAGCCTAAGCCTAAGCCTAAGCCTGAGCCTACACCTGCTCCTTACTACTACAAATCACCGCCACCTCCTTCTTACTATTACAAATCACCTCCACCACCGGTGCATTCTCCTCCACCACCTTACTACTATAAGTCTCCACCACCTCCATCACCATCACCCCCTCCTCCATACTACTATAAATCACCTCCACCACCGGTACATTCTCCTCCACCACCATACTATTATAAATCTCCACCACCTCCATCACCATCACCCCCTCCTCCATACTACTATAAATCACCTCCACCACCAGTACATTCTCCTCCTCCACCATACTACTATAAATCTCCACCACCTCCATCTCCATCACCCCCTCCTCCATACTACTATAAATCACCTCCACCACCGGTACATTCTCCTCCTCCACCATACTACTATAAATCTCCACCACCTCCATCACCATCACCGCCTCCTCCATACTACTATAAATCCCCACCACCACCAGTACACTCTCCTCCTCCACCTTACTACTATAAGtctccaccaccaccatcaCCATCCCCACCACCTCCTTACTACTACAAGtctccaccaccaccatcaccatctcCACCACCTCCTTACTACTACAaatctcctcctcctccttcaCCATCTCCTCCACCACCATACTACTACCACTCACCTCCACCTCCAGTCAAATCACCACCTCCTCCATACTACTACCACTCACCTCCTCCTCCAGTGAAATCACCACCTCCCCCATACTATTATCACTCACCTCCACCTCCAGTCAAATCACCACCTCCCCCATACTACTACCACTCACCCCCTCCCCCAGTGAAATCACCACCTCCCCCATACTACTACCACTCACCTCCCCCACCAGTGAAATCACCACCTCCTCCTTACTATTACCACTCACCTCCACCTCCTGTGAAATCACCTCCTCCACCATACCACTACCAGTCACCTCCTCCACCGATGAAATCACCTCCTCCACCATACTACTATCACTCACCTCCTCCACCAGTAAAATCACCACCTCCTCCATACTACTACCACTCTCCTCCACCTCCTGTAAAGTCACCACCTCCTCCATACTATTACCACTCACCTCCACCCCCTGTGAAATCACCTCCTCCACCATACTACTACCAATCACCTCCACCACCAATGAAATCACCTCCTCCCCCAGTATACATTTATGCCTCTCCTCCACCACCATACTAG
- the LOC125370837 gene encoding extensin-2-like isoform X1: MRSTGGGPARGRLWPQMALALAVVLVSSCVSSVYGDAYPYYSPPPPTYKSPPPPSPSPPPPYEYKSPPPPSPKPHYEYKSPPPPSPSPPPPHYEYKSPPPPSPSPPPPYEYKSPPPPSPSPPPPYEYKSPPPPSPKPHYEYKSPPPPSPSPPPPYEYKSPPPPSPKPHYEYKSPPPPSPSPPPPYEYKSPPPPSPKPHYEYKSPPPPSPSPPPPYEYKSPPPPSPKPHYEYKSPPPPSPSPPPPYEYKSPPPPSPKPHYEYKSPPPPSPSPPPPYYYKSPPPPSPSPPPPYYYKSPPPPSPSPPPPYYYKSPPPPVHSPPPPYYYKSPPPPSPSPPPPYYYKSPPPPSPSPPPPYYYKSPPPPSPSPPPPYYYKSPPPPKKSPAPTPYYYKSPPPPVHSPPPPYYYKSPPPPSPSPPPPYYYKSPPPPSPSPPPPYYYKSPPPPTKSPAPEPYYYKSPPPPKKSPPPPYYYKSPPPPEKSPAPTPYYYKSPPPPKAYPPPYYYSSPPPPKKSPPPPYYYKSPPPPEKSPAPTPYYYKSPPPPKAYPPPYYYNSPPPPVHYPHPHHHHFVVKVVGKVYCYRCYDWAYPEKSHGKKHLKGAVVEVTCKAGDKEVKAYGKTKINGKYSITVEGFEYKKYGGKACKAKLHMAPKHSSCSIPTNLHSGKKGAMLKVKSKTKYEVVLSAEPFAYGSKKHYKECEKPKPKPKPKPEPTPAPYYYKSPPPPSYYYKSPPPPVHSPPPPYYYKSPPPPSPSPPPPYYYKSPPPPVHSPPPPYYYKSPPPPSPSPPPPYYYKSPPPPVHSPPPPYYYKSPPPPSPSPPPPYYYKSPPPPVHSPPPPYYYKSPPPPSPSPPPPYYYKSPPPPVHSPPPPYYYKSPPPPSPSPPPPYYYKSPPPPSPSPPPPYYYKSPPPPSPSPPPPYYYHSPPPPVKSPPPPYYYHSPPPPVKSPPPPYYYHSPPPPVKSPPPPYYYHSPPPPVKSPPPPYYYHSPPPPVKSPPPPYYYHSPPPPVKSPPPPYHYQSPPPPMKSPPPPYYYHSPPPPVKSPPPPYYYHSPPPPVKSPPPPYYYHSPPPPVKSPPPPYYYQSPPPPMKSPPPPVYIYASPPPPY, from the exons ATGAGAAGTACTGGCGGCGGCCCCGCCAGGGGTCGTCTTTGGCCTCAAATGGCCTTAGCCCTGGCTGTGGTTTTGGTTTCTAGCTGTGTAAGTTCAGTGTATGGAGATGCTTATCCTTACTATTCTCCACCTCCACCAACTTATAAGTCACCTCCACCACCTTCTCCTTCTCCTCCACCACCTTATGAATATAAGTCACCACCACCACCTTCTCCTAAGCCCCATTATGAGTACAAGtctccaccaccaccatctCCTTCTCCACCACCACCTCACTATGAGTACAAGtctccaccaccaccatctCCATCCCCACCGCCTCCTTATGAGTACAAGTCACCTCCACCACCTTCTCCTTCACCACCTCCACCTTATGAGTACAAGTCACCTCCACCACCATCTCCTAAACCTCATTATGAGTATAAAtctccaccaccaccatctCCATCTCCACCACCTCCTTACGAGTACAAGTCACCACCCCCACCATCACCTAAACCTCATTATGAATACAAATCACCTCCACCACCATCTCCATCACCTCCCCCACCTTATGAGTATAAAtctccaccaccaccatccCCTAAGCCTCATTATGAGTACAAGTCACCTCCACCACCATCTCCATCACCACCACCTCCTTATGAATACAAATCTCCACCTCCACCATCCCCTAAGCCTCATTATGAGTACAAGTCACCTCCACCACCATCTCCATCACCACCACCTCCTTATGAATACAAATCTCCACCTCCACCATCTCCTAAGCCTCATTACGAGTACAAGTCACCTCCACCACCCTCTCCTTCTCCACCACCACCTTACTACTACAAATCACCACCACCTCCATCCCCATCACCACCTCCACCATACTACTATAAATCTCCCCCACCTccttcaccatcaccaccaCCTCCATACTATTACAAGTCCCCTCCACCACCGGTGCATTCCCCTCCTCCACCTTATTACTATAAGTCACCACCACCACCTTCACCATCACCTCCACCACCATACTACTACAAATCACCACCACCTCCTTCACCATCACCTCCACCACCTTACTACTATAaatcaccaccaccaccttCACCATCACCTCCACCACCATACTATTATAAATCTCCCCCACCACCCAAGAAATCACCAGCTCCTACTCCATATTACTATAAATCTCCACCACCTCCGGTTCATTCACCACCACCACCTTACTACTACAAGtctccaccaccaccatcaccatctcctcctcctccttaTTACTATAAGTCTCCACCTCCTCCTTCACCATCTCCTCCACCACCATACTACTACAaatcaccaccaccaccaacaAAATCACCAGCACCAGAGCCATACTACTACAAGTCTCCACCACCACCTAAGAAATCTCCTCCACCTCCTTACTACTACAAATCTCCACCACCACCAGAAAAATCTCCAGCTCCAACACCATACTACTACAAGTCTCCACCACCACCTAAGGCATATCCTCCTCCATACTACTACAGTTCTCCACCACCACCCAAGAAATCTCCTCCACCTCCTTACTACTACAAATCTCCACCACCACCAGAAAAATCTCCAGCTCCAACACCATACTACTATAAGTCCCCACCACCACCTAAGGCATATCCTCCTCCATACTACTACAATTCTCCACCACCACCTGTTCATTACCCTCATCCCCACCACCACCATTTCGTAGTGAAGGTAGTAGGAAAAGTTTACTGCTACAGATGCTATGACTGGGCATATCCAGAAAAGTCACACGGCAAGAAGCATCTCaaag GTGCTGTAGTGGAGGTGACATGCAAGGCAGGCGACAAGGAAGTTAAGGCATATGGCAAGACTAAGATCAATGGCAAATACAGTATCACTGTTGAGGGCTTTGAGTACAAAAAATATGGAGGCAAGGCTTGCAAGGCTAAGCTCCATATGGCACCCAAACACTCATCATGCAGTATCCCCACTAACTTGCACTCTGGCAAGAAGGGTGCTATGCTTAAGGTGAAATCCAAGACTAAGTATGAAGTTGTCCTCTCTGCTGAGCCTTTTGCTTATGGTTCAAAGAAACATTACAAGGAGTGTGAGAAGCCTAAGCCTAAGCCTAAGCCTAAGCCTGAGCCTACACCTGCTCCTTACTACTACAAATCACCGCCACCTCCTTCTTACTATTACAAATCACCTCCACCACCGGTGCATTCTCCTCCACCACCTTACTACTATAAGTCTCCACCACCTCCATCACCATCACCCCCTCCTCCATACTACTATAAATCACCTCCACCACCGGTACATTCTCCTCCACCACCATACTATTATAAATCTCCACCACCTCCATCACCATCACCCCCTCCTCCATACTACTATAAATCACCTCCACCACCAGTACATTCTCCTCCTCCACCATACTACTATAAATCTCCACCACCTCCATCTCCATCACCCCCTCCTCCATACTACTATAAATCACCTCCACCACCGGTACATTCTCCTCCTCCACCATACTACTATAAATCTCCACCACCTCCATCACCATCACCGCCTCCTCCATACTACTATAAATCCCCACCACCACCAGTACACTCTCCTCCTCCACCTTACTACTATAAGtctccaccaccaccatcaCCATCCCCACCACCTCCTTACTACTACAAGtctccaccaccaccatcaccatctcCACCACCTCCTTACTACTACAaatctcctcctcctccttcaCCATCTCCTCCACCACCATACTACTACCACTCACCTCCACCTCCAGTCAAATCACCACCTCCTCCATACTACTACCACTCACCTCCTCCTCCAGTGAAATCACCACCTCCCCCATACTATTATCACTCACCTCCACCTCCAGTCAAATCACCACCTCCCCCATACTACTACCACTCACCCCCTCCCCCAGTGAAATCACCACCTCCCCCATACTACTACCACTCACCTCCCCCACCAGTGAAATCACCACCTCCTCCTTACTATTACCACTCACCTCCACCTCCTGTGAAATCACCTCCTCCACCATACCACTACCAGTCACCTCCTCCACCGATGAAATCACCTCCTCCACCATACTACTATCACTCACCTCCTCCACCAGTAAAATCACCACCTCCTCCATACTACTACCACTCTCCTCCACCTCCTGTAAAGTCACCACCTCCTCCATACTATTACCACTCACCTCCACCCCCTGTGAAATCACCTCCTCCACCATACTACTACCAATCACCTCCACCACCAATGAAATCACCTCCTCCCCCAGTATACATTTATGCCTCTCCTCCACCACCATACTAG